A part of Streptomyces sp. DSM 40750 genomic DNA contains:
- a CDS encoding RloB family protein, with amino-acid sequence MARTPKSSGGRRGPSFETSLRRTTGKREARRRLLIVCGAAVTESDYLRGLVADVVNLAVTVRVITKPCAPSQLVKYAVGQRDLGQGDFDEVWCVFDVDEFQDVRRAVDLAEEEGIDVAVSNPCFELWLILHFAPHTAYARTYRELLPHLTRHLPRYDKARLDFRHFSDGWRTAATRARQLAPRGKEHEANPASGVWALVERIVGRPAD; translated from the coding sequence ATGGCGAGGACGCCGAAGAGTAGTGGCGGCCGTCGCGGGCCCTCCTTCGAGACCAGCCTTCGGCGTACGACGGGCAAGCGGGAGGCGCGCCGCAGACTGCTGATCGTGTGCGGGGCCGCGGTGACCGAGAGCGACTATTTACGCGGGCTGGTCGCGGACGTGGTCAACTTGGCCGTCACTGTCCGGGTCATCACCAAGCCCTGTGCGCCCTCCCAGCTCGTCAAGTATGCGGTAGGACAACGGGACTTGGGGCAGGGCGACTTCGACGAGGTCTGGTGTGTCTTCGACGTCGACGAGTTCCAGGACGTCCGGCGCGCTGTCGACCTGGCCGAGGAGGAGGGCATCGACGTCGCCGTCTCCAACCCGTGCTTCGAACTCTGGTTGATCCTGCACTTCGCCCCGCACACGGCGTACGCGCGGACATACCGCGAACTGCTCCCGCACCTCACCCGCCATCTGCCCCGCTACGACAAGGCCCGGCTCGACTTCCGCCACTTCTCCGACGGCTGGCGCACGGCGGCCACGAGAGCTCGGCAGCTGGCGCCCCGGGGCAAGGAGCACGAGGCGAACCCGGCGTCGGGAGTATGGGCCCTGGTCGAGCGCATCGTGGGGCGCCCGGCCGACTGA
- a CDS encoding GntR family transcriptional regulator, whose amino-acid sequence MAAEIIRRIQDGTYPPGSRVPSTLEIAQEFGVVNATAAKAMRHVREQDWTRGEVGLGTFVADTLPPSSAVPRPPA is encoded by the coding sequence ATCGCAGCGGAGATCATCCGGCGCATCCAGGACGGCACATACCCACCGGGAAGCCGCGTGCCGTCCACTCTGGAGATCGCCCAGGAGTTCGGCGTAGTGAACGCGACGGCGGCGAAAGCGATGCGGCATGTTCGGGAGCAGGACTGGACGCGGGGCGAGGTCGGGCTGGGGACGTTCGTGGCCGACACGCTGCCACCCTCCTCTGCAGTCCCCCGACCCCCGGCTTAG
- a CDS encoding alpha/beta hydrolase, whose product MQNLPTFVFVHGAFANSFSFAPLQAELALLGHRSVAVDLPGHGFEATFPATYQAPQDLDALAAEPGSIKGVTLADNAARVIEVLERAKQNGPTILVAHSRGGITTTAVANARPELIDRIAYVSAWCPVDLDVSDYYAQPEMADVDAGAFAATLVGNPAELGLLRTNFRTADPAALAAFKRAFAADLTDDEFRIFLNTFQPDENLDVGTSTDRAQATTWGRIPKTYVRLANDASIPLAAQDRMIREADALTPDNPFDVRTLEGSHLRWLVHPKPAAELLANLAAS is encoded by the coding sequence ATGCAGAATCTGCCGACATTCGTTTTTGTTCATGGGGCCTTCGCGAATTCGTTCTCGTTCGCGCCGCTGCAGGCCGAGCTCGCCTTACTCGGGCACCGCTCGGTCGCGGTCGACCTTCCGGGGCACGGATTCGAGGCGACCTTCCCCGCGACCTACCAGGCTCCTCAGGATCTCGACGCACTCGCCGCAGAACCGGGGAGCATCAAGGGAGTCACTCTCGCCGACAACGCCGCCCGCGTGATCGAAGTCCTCGAACGGGCCAAGCAGAACGGGCCCACCATCCTCGTCGCCCACAGCAGGGGCGGCATCACGACCACCGCCGTCGCCAACGCCCGGCCCGAGCTGATCGACCGGATCGCTTACGTCTCCGCCTGGTGCCCCGTCGATCTGGACGTGAGCGACTACTACGCCCAGCCGGAGATGGCGGACGTCGACGCGGGAGCCTTCGCTGCCACGCTCGTCGGGAACCCGGCCGAACTCGGTCTGCTCCGGACCAACTTCCGCACCGCCGACCCGGCAGCGCTCGCCGCGTTCAAGCGAGCGTTCGCCGCCGACCTCACCGATGACGAGTTCCGGATCTTCCTGAACACCTTCCAGCCCGATGAGAACCTGGATGTCGGTACGTCTACCGACCGGGCACAGGCCACGACCTGGGGCCGGATTCCCAAGACCTATGTGCGCCTGGCCAACGATGCCAGCATTCCGCTCGCCGCGCAGGACCGCATGATTCGCGAAGCCGACGCGCTCACACCCGACAACCCCTTCGACGTCCGGACACTCGAGGGGAGCCACCTGCGCTGGCTCGTCCACCCGAAGCCCGCCGCCGAGCTGCTCGCAAACCTCGCAGCGAGCTGA
- a CDS encoding DUF6406 domain-containing protein, with the protein MATQEIALAPNTQANRPIGSFSVTHVYAPRGQAPVVRLAVTSHGGEARYSQTVGDVFPVQDQQWKLDRIEDLNSPTGGWTVVLSRVE; encoded by the coding sequence ATGGCGACTCAGGAAATCGCCCTCGCGCCCAACACACAGGCGAACAGGCCTATCGGGAGCTTCAGCGTCACCCATGTCTACGCACCTCGGGGGCAGGCCCCGGTGGTCCGGCTCGCCGTCACATCCCACGGTGGGGAGGCGCGCTACTCGCAGACCGTGGGAGACGTCTTTCCGGTCCAGGACCAGCAATGGAAGCTCGACCGTATCGAGGATCTCAATTCCCCGACCGGAGGCTGGACGGTCGTTCTCTCCCGGGTGGAGTGA
- a CDS encoding WhiB family transcriptional regulator, with the protein MRMASHTTLARPPARPAHKAVVREAHIPDAALPCRRRPDVFQHPLLDNSENPYGLHGPDGTMAATGVPPDQRRQHLVLLRTARDLCASCPLWAECLQDAVAYAEPYGYTAATTREDRRSLRRMLDIGDENGDLPAHAAVRFDSGSQPRRLTRLRSRADESSTHPGNRRQSPPELPELDRILDAFDLLQSQLAHEQRLLRERSQREPLTPLLHSHTAAQPTHRQPPTTGGPSHTPGPSDDRSEEPMAAAEAGQRITFSYEDPALAVRQAVLGPLVRSALPALNSLEQLVAMLTCMPGGTDTAPESPRNLPAVREAVESLLPAGADGPEDAEGTPLPPQRPLTGSVSVELATTDPVAALRRDFLEPLLRELAATLANIEKVATMLAATSDDAGDTHLETIRTAVREIHDRLPRSVTPTPHPAAHAAHPAHAGHTAAGAGHARRTAPALSIRAAVEKAVATFPGAFSARDVLRALPTGVYGDPSKTISNVLSALVKSGRLQRLSRGTYARVLDVVDDTLLPERGEAKSA; encoded by the coding sequence ATGCGTATGGCGAGCCATACGACGCTGGCCAGGCCGCCCGCCCGACCTGCCCACAAGGCGGTTGTAAGGGAAGCCCACATACCCGACGCGGCGCTGCCGTGCCGGCGTCGGCCGGACGTCTTCCAGCACCCGCTGCTGGACAACTCGGAGAACCCGTACGGCCTTCACGGCCCGGACGGCACGATGGCGGCCACGGGCGTCCCGCCCGACCAGCGCCGTCAGCACCTCGTCCTGCTCCGCACCGCACGCGACCTGTGTGCCTCCTGCCCGCTGTGGGCGGAATGTCTGCAGGACGCCGTCGCCTACGCGGAGCCGTACGGCTACACGGCGGCGACCACCCGGGAGGACCGGCGTTCGCTGCGCCGCATGCTCGACATCGGCGACGAGAACGGCGACCTGCCGGCGCACGCCGCGGTCCGCTTCGACTCCGGTTCCCAGCCCCGGCGGCTGACCCGGCTCAGGTCTCGCGCCGACGAGTCGTCCACGCACCCCGGGAACCGTCGGCAGTCCCCGCCGGAACTTCCCGAACTGGACCGGATCCTCGACGCGTTCGACCTGCTCCAGTCCCAACTAGCCCATGAGCAGCGCCTGTTGAGGGAACGGTCACAGCGCGAGCCGTTGACACCGCTGTTGCATTCGCACACCGCCGCACAACCAACTCACAGACAGCCGCCCACCACGGGCGGGCCGTCACACACACCCGGACCGTCGGACGACAGGAGCGAGGAACCCATGGCAGCGGCCGAGGCCGGGCAACGGATCACCTTCTCGTACGAGGATCCCGCCCTGGCCGTACGGCAGGCCGTGCTCGGCCCGCTGGTGCGCTCCGCCCTGCCCGCGCTCAACAGCCTCGAACAGCTCGTCGCCATGCTGACGTGCATGCCCGGCGGCACCGACACCGCCCCCGAGTCCCCGCGGAACCTTCCGGCCGTACGGGAAGCCGTCGAGTCGCTGCTCCCGGCCGGCGCCGACGGCCCGGAGGACGCCGAGGGCACCCCCCTTCCTCCGCAGCGCCCGCTCACCGGTTCCGTCTCCGTCGAACTCGCCACCACCGACCCGGTGGCCGCACTGCGCCGCGACTTCCTGGAGCCGCTGCTACGCGAACTGGCCGCCACCCTCGCGAACATCGAGAAAGTCGCGACCATGTTGGCGGCCACCTCGGACGACGCCGGCGACACCCACTTGGAGACAATCCGCACCGCCGTGCGCGAGATCCACGACCGGCTCCCGCGATCGGTCACCCCCACGCCCCACCCGGCAGCGCACGCCGCACACCCCGCGCACGCCGGGCATACGGCCGCAGGAGCGGGACATGCTCGCCGTACGGCGCCCGCCCTCAGCATCCGCGCCGCCGTCGAGAAGGCCGTGGCCACCTTCCCCGGCGCCTTCTCCGCCCGCGACGTACTGCGCGCCCTGCCGACGGGCGTCTACGGCGACCCGTCGAAGACCATCAGCAACGTTCTGTCCGCCCTGGTCAAGTCGGGCCGCCTGCAGCGGCTTTCGCGCGGCACGTACGCTCGCGTCCTGGACGTCGTCGACGACACCCTCCTCCCCGAGCGGGGAGAGGCGAAGAGCGCCTGA
- a CDS encoding ECF transporter S component, which produces MLPRNALSRRIRKAGAAVRAGLFLVLALIALTLAAPTSASADFTCDFTGDETYHRDSPGSNGEAFIPTVAQWSTAPLGDLLSEDTATEDLVKPKDAGRYTLYELNGMRGLNWSMTFKDEDDARKNNGEWFSGADDCQLMTWVNNGMANIIFNGTKVLTRFSISVKEMASNPSPFAALYKGRDSAVSTLKSHVLEPAVPVMIVLVGFWVFAKWRKGDMREVWAGISWTGLTTIAVIAVLSGTNYNLFVSGADKWIAEANSTLTSTALSSVSGTPQPPCDLNDDRGNEGLRLSSCAMYDTLAFRPWALGQFGEAGNTCIFRLKSDESAVANGHCPDKVPDGVSIGVPDHSGCYWGTEGSTRCADLRVRQAVTQSTTDIDTRKVNGGDLDQFYDWTLIRKDIARGTYYPVPYPDWAGMNAADRVGIAFYSLIAAFIVGVMVLVLSALTLLWHAVTLILIIMLPLVATLGIHPSQQKLLKGWLETFIHSFVLRAGFGVILTVLLVLYQIILPAPVALGTQLLMLVLVTAAVVMMLKKLLAGNFSPEFAGGGGDALGIRDGASAGSEKVVGKGEAAMANATKASGRVVGKTAAVGANLLTGRKGRQALQKRGWIGMSQREQRKASYAAYKSGQEQPKGNKDSSPAEAEPPQSPPSTSSSRGGRVSGSSGQPSSQTPQTSPSSQATQNPQTSQQTQEPKPEPTTPRPRTQAPEPSPAPRPPAPPTPAPRDPRTPDGRV; this is translated from the coding sequence ATGCTCCCGCGCAACGCGCTGAGCCGCCGCATCCGAAAAGCCGGCGCAGCCGTCCGTGCCGGCCTCTTCCTGGTGCTGGCGCTGATCGCCCTCACCCTGGCCGCGCCGACATCGGCGTCCGCGGACTTCACCTGCGATTTCACCGGGGACGAGACCTACCACAGGGACTCACCGGGCAGTAACGGCGAGGCCTTCATACCCACAGTCGCGCAGTGGAGCACCGCCCCGCTCGGCGATCTCCTGAGCGAAGACACAGCCACCGAAGACTTGGTGAAGCCGAAGGACGCCGGCCGCTACACCCTGTACGAACTCAACGGCATGCGGGGTCTCAACTGGTCCATGACCTTCAAGGACGAGGATGACGCCCGCAAGAACAACGGCGAATGGTTCAGCGGGGCGGATGACTGTCAGCTCATGACCTGGGTCAACAACGGCATGGCAAACATCATCTTCAACGGCACCAAGGTCCTGACCCGGTTCTCCATCTCGGTCAAGGAGATGGCCTCCAACCCGAGTCCTTTCGCCGCCCTCTACAAGGGGCGGGACAGCGCCGTCTCGACGCTCAAGTCCCACGTTCTCGAACCCGCCGTCCCGGTCATGATCGTGCTGGTGGGCTTCTGGGTGTTCGCCAAGTGGCGCAAGGGCGACATGCGCGAGGTCTGGGCAGGGATCTCCTGGACGGGGTTGACCACGATCGCGGTCATAGCCGTTCTGTCCGGCACCAACTACAACCTCTTCGTATCAGGCGCCGACAAATGGATCGCGGAGGCCAATTCGACGCTCACTTCGACAGCACTGTCCAGCGTGTCAGGTACGCCGCAGCCGCCGTGCGACCTGAACGACGACCGAGGGAATGAGGGTCTCCGTCTCTCCAGTTGCGCAATGTACGACACGCTGGCGTTCCGTCCGTGGGCGCTCGGCCAATTCGGAGAGGCGGGCAACACCTGCATCTTCAGGCTGAAGAGCGACGAATCAGCCGTCGCGAACGGTCACTGCCCGGACAAGGTCCCGGATGGGGTCTCGATAGGAGTCCCTGACCACAGCGGTTGCTATTGGGGCACGGAAGGCAGCACCCGGTGCGCGGATCTCCGCGTGCGCCAAGCGGTCACGCAGTCCACCACCGACATCGACACAAGGAAAGTCAACGGCGGGGACCTCGACCAGTTCTACGACTGGACTCTGATCCGCAAGGACATCGCCAGGGGCACGTACTACCCAGTGCCCTATCCCGACTGGGCAGGCATGAACGCCGCCGACCGAGTCGGCATAGCCTTCTACTCCCTCATCGCAGCCTTCATCGTCGGTGTGATGGTCCTCGTCCTGAGCGCGCTGACCCTGCTCTGGCACGCGGTCACACTGATCCTGATCATCATGCTGCCGCTGGTCGCCACACTCGGTATCCACCCATCGCAGCAGAAGCTGCTCAAGGGCTGGCTGGAGACGTTCATCCACAGCTTCGTGCTACGGGCGGGCTTCGGCGTGATCCTGACCGTCCTACTCGTCCTCTACCAGATCATCCTCCCGGCCCCGGTCGCCCTGGGTACACAGCTGTTGATGCTGGTCCTGGTGACCGCCGCCGTGGTGATGATGCTGAAGAAGCTCCTCGCCGGGAACTTCAGCCCCGAGTTCGCGGGCGGCGGCGGTGACGCGCTGGGCATCCGCGATGGGGCGAGCGCCGGGAGCGAGAAGGTGGTCGGCAAGGGCGAGGCCGCCATGGCGAACGCGACCAAGGCCAGCGGGCGGGTCGTGGGCAAAACCGCCGCAGTGGGAGCCAACTTGCTCACCGGGCGCAAGGGCCGTCAGGCGCTCCAGAAACGAGGCTGGATCGGCATGTCCCAACGCGAGCAGCGCAAGGCCTCGTACGCGGCGTACAAGTCGGGGCAGGAACAGCCCAAGGGCAACAAGGACTCCTCGCCTGCCGAGGCGGAGCCCCCGCAGTCCCCGCCCTCGACCTCCTCCTCCCGTGGCGGACGTGTCAGTGGTTCCAGTGGTCAGCCGAGCTCACAGACGCCTCAGACGTCTCCGAGCTCGCAGGCTACCCAGAACCCACAGACCTCGCAGCAGACGCAGGAGCCGAAGCCAGAGCCGACCACGCCTCGCCCGCGGACCCAGGCACCCGAGCCGTCCCCCGCACCCCGCCCACCCGCGCCCCCGACCCCGGCCCCACGGGACCCGCGCACCCCTGACGGCCGCGTCTGA
- a CDS encoding ATP-binding protein — protein sequence MSMFMLILLGGAAAFFVVAMIMAATSSKKPGQGGGGRANSSSSRSKSSSAAGASARREDLRLPYRYADDMIFVHGDSVWTGLVLPNAIDEYLNAQELQAMAEGPPRGLLNLARGDRNVECHYRKVYQPITALTWAEDLNAIAWDPTDNYKAYNLRKAEYQERIGANRERNVLLVKLGSLKRNSGGSGVMSEDDEPYDEPGLLRGVSGAADHVAATATGVADEYLSPYVVAEWTQVATEVHESLETLRGTPLTREELVWLIRKPLHGDLPVPPEPVLGSRAWGPNAFDLVVDFSGENRKTHIVLNQYDEVTGEQQTSYTTTLVAANWPAETRFRQSTAWARYAAQHVEFPVEIDMRFTLIPYMKFKDRADKIRGNLVDEMNDMANSGRSPDTKLATQVTRAQELVDDIDEHKMPGMEAQIRFTISAPSVKELERRRRVLEMQFKQDLKVTLLRPTRQQWRLLQSQLPGDAPKLPIAPYLRLQEVEQLGAGLPTAGTELGDNPEQRSGKRLGWVGNLVGWAGKMPVHYSLHVGPARNDGGGLAIVGASGGGKSSLALQKFYEESESGVRCLVIDPKTDFAQLCYYLAFGSQVNDPAFAGDAEAGLLGTPASRFHPVNPEFWAETEVVDLLKGQAGVLDPWVIARDVPAGRLLAESMLRGFLGDEDYQRVRLPVIEGMATVIGRYNSAIRQAVDQGLTARDADAQVPRPTLWQVVDEVVAAYEHAVATGDREATKDLKLAQMLLTELRTLPYARLAFSEQPQPLSAMRKRRTVITLRGFQSPAASDPRSWNPAERLAATALMAVVELGSQMLDVGYEKNPVTGEIGLRPKALFVDEAYVVTATESGRDLMRRALKQGRSYMAVTVLITQQAIDLVQIEDSEARSGGANQIHTVFAFKQKSAQEASLVAPLLGRPEDDPKVVAALQELRTGVCLQRDADKRVGTVAVDLVFKEILAATDTNGTTRPARQGINPPLSVWDWTFLQEVEEDPATARAAMPEPSVA from the coding sequence ATGTCCATGTTCATGTTGATCCTTCTGGGCGGGGCGGCCGCCTTCTTCGTGGTCGCCATGATCATGGCCGCCACGTCGAGCAAGAAGCCGGGCCAGGGCGGCGGTGGTCGGGCGAACTCGTCGTCCAGCCGTTCCAAGTCGTCCTCCGCGGCCGGCGCCTCCGCACGCCGCGAAGACCTCCGGCTGCCGTACCGCTACGCGGACGACATGATCTTCGTCCACGGCGATTCGGTCTGGACCGGCCTCGTCCTGCCCAACGCCATCGACGAGTACCTGAACGCCCAGGAACTCCAGGCGATGGCCGAGGGCCCGCCGCGCGGTCTGCTCAACCTCGCCCGCGGCGACCGCAACGTCGAGTGCCACTACCGCAAGGTCTACCAGCCGATCACGGCGCTGACTTGGGCGGAAGACCTGAACGCGATCGCCTGGGACCCGACCGACAACTACAAGGCCTACAACCTCCGCAAGGCCGAGTACCAGGAACGCATCGGTGCCAACCGGGAGCGCAACGTCCTGCTGGTGAAGCTGGGTTCGCTCAAGCGCAACAGTGGCGGTTCCGGGGTGATGTCCGAGGACGACGAACCGTACGACGAGCCTGGCCTGCTCCGTGGCGTAAGCGGTGCCGCCGACCATGTGGCCGCCACCGCGACCGGGGTCGCCGACGAGTATCTCTCCCCCTACGTGGTCGCGGAGTGGACGCAGGTGGCGACCGAGGTCCACGAGAGCCTGGAGACCCTCCGGGGCACCCCCCTCACTCGCGAAGAGCTGGTCTGGCTGATCCGCAAGCCCCTCCACGGCGACCTGCCCGTCCCGCCCGAGCCGGTGCTCGGCTCACGCGCGTGGGGCCCCAACGCGTTCGACCTGGTCGTCGACTTCTCCGGCGAGAACCGCAAGACGCACATCGTGCTGAACCAGTACGACGAGGTCACCGGCGAGCAGCAGACCAGCTACACCACGACCTTGGTCGCCGCCAACTGGCCCGCGGAGACCCGCTTCCGCCAGTCGACGGCGTGGGCACGCTACGCGGCCCAGCACGTGGAGTTCCCCGTCGAGATCGACATGCGTTTCACGCTCATCCCGTACATGAAGTTCAAGGACCGGGCCGACAAGATCCGCGGCAACCTCGTCGACGAGATGAACGACATGGCCAACTCCGGCCGCAGCCCCGACACCAAGCTGGCCACCCAGGTCACCCGCGCCCAGGAACTCGTCGACGACATCGACGAGCACAAGATGCCGGGCATGGAGGCGCAGATCCGCTTCACGATCTCGGCCCCGAGCGTGAAGGAGCTGGAGCGGCGCCGCCGGGTCCTGGAGATGCAGTTCAAGCAGGACCTGAAGGTCACCTTGCTGCGCCCGACCCGCCAACAGTGGCGCCTGCTCCAGTCCCAACTGCCGGGTGACGCGCCGAAGCTGCCGATCGCACCGTATCTGCGGCTCCAGGAGGTCGAGCAGCTCGGCGCCGGACTCCCCACCGCCGGAACAGAGTTGGGCGACAATCCCGAGCAGCGCTCGGGTAAGCGCCTCGGCTGGGTCGGCAACCTCGTCGGCTGGGCGGGCAAGATGCCGGTCCACTACTCGCTGCACGTCGGTCCCGCGCGCAACGACGGCGGTGGCCTCGCCATCGTCGGCGCGTCCGGCGGTGGCAAGTCCTCCCTGGCCCTGCAAAAGTTCTACGAGGAGTCGGAGTCGGGCGTCCGCTGTCTGGTCATCGACCCGAAGACCGACTTCGCGCAGCTCTGCTACTACCTCGCCTTCGGCTCCCAGGTGAACGACCCGGCGTTCGCAGGCGACGCGGAGGCGGGTCTCCTGGGCACCCCGGCCAGCCGGTTCCATCCGGTGAACCCGGAGTTCTGGGCGGAGACGGAAGTCGTCGACCTCTTGAAGGGCCAGGCCGGCGTCCTCGACCCTTGGGTCATCGCCCGTGACGTACCTGCGGGCCGTCTGCTCGCCGAGTCGATGCTGCGCGGCTTCCTCGGAGACGAGGACTACCAGCGGGTACGCCTCCCCGTCATCGAGGGCATGGCCACGGTCATCGGCCGCTACAACTCCGCGATCCGCCAGGCGGTCGACCAGGGTCTGACGGCCCGCGACGCCGACGCGCAGGTGCCGCGGCCGACGCTGTGGCAGGTGGTCGACGAGGTCGTGGCAGCGTACGAGCACGCCGTCGCGACGGGCGACCGGGAGGCCACGAAGGACCTGAAGCTCGCGCAGATGCTCCTCACGGAGCTGCGCACGCTCCCCTACGCCCGGCTCGCCTTCTCCGAGCAACCGCAGCCGCTCTCCGCCATGCGCAAGCGCCGTACGGTCATCACCCTCCGCGGCTTCCAGTCGCCCGCGGCCTCGGACCCGCGTAGCTGGAACCCGGCGGAACGCCTTGCCGCGACCGCCCTGATGGCGGTCGTGGAACTGGGCAGCCAGATGCTGGATGTCGGCTACGAGAAGAACCCGGTGACGGGCGAGATCGGCCTGCGCCCCAAGGCGCTGTTCGTGGACGAGGCGTACGTCGTCACGGCCACGGAGTCGGGCCGCGACCTGATGCGCCGCGCCCTGAAGCAGGGCCGCTCGTACATGGCGGTGACCGTCCTGATCACCCAACAGGCCATCGACCTCGTCCAGATCGAGGACTCCGAGGCCCGCAGCGGTGGCGCCAACCAGATCCACACGGTCTTCGCCTTCAAGCAGAAGTCCGCACAGGAGGCGTCCCTGGTGGCTCCCCTCCTCGGCCGCCCCGAGGACGACCCGAAGGTCGTCGCCGCGCTCCAGGAACTCCGTACCGGTGTCTGCCTCCAGCGCGACGCCGACAAGCGCGTCGGCACGGTCGCCGTCGACCTGGTCTTCAAGGAGATCCTCGCGGCGACGGACACCAACGGCACGACCCGCCCGGCCCGCCAGGGCATCAACCCGCCGCTCAGCGTCTGGGACTGGACGTTCCTGCAGGAGGTGGAGGAGGACCCGGCGACGGCGCGGGCCGCCATGCCGGAACCGTCGGTCGCGTGA
- a CDS encoding TrbC/VirB2 family protein: MYLAADGDGTNKMKDMFGEVQSILTSAGTLVAVIALLVLGIRMLMSMKRGDGMREAFQGFGMIALAALVIGGASGLAGLLISLGDQIGNGNGS; the protein is encoded by the coding sequence ATGTACCTGGCCGCCGACGGCGACGGAACCAACAAGATGAAGGACATGTTCGGTGAGGTGCAGAGCATCCTCACCAGCGCCGGCACGCTGGTCGCCGTCATCGCCCTTCTCGTCCTCGGCATCCGCATGCTGATGTCGATGAAGCGGGGCGACGGTATGCGTGAGGCCTTCCAGGGCTTCGGCATGATCGCACTCGCCGCTCTGGTCATCGGTGGTGCCAGCGGCCTCGCCGGCCTGCTCATCTCGCTCGGGGACCAGATCGGCAACGGCAACGGCAGCTGA
- a CDS encoding conjugal transfer protein, whose amino-acid sequence MTDHNSPAGAVGGGQPSGQPGSFGPPQQPTWQAQGHGHQPPSPHQAQPPAPQPSHPQPQQLPSDAARAQVAAAWVRNTPQAGQAAVPALPPRETRPASESKKEKRERERAARKAAYEQKKAAKEQRKKGGATAAPAAAATATATPPATSAVAHAPQAPAAGNQTLTLGTRSGTPAAPTPATTTGAASAPAAARPHPARNFDVPKPGGRAPAGGRRTHVALRATLLITTCVFALGSCGVMGLVVGASSGSVTAGLDADDAAKYRLTEFPTRQAATFAEQYALLCMTYSPETEADRRTNLARYASSGVDSECGWSGEGSSTALSAVWDGTLEELPEYGDRGRYLGIQVRSDDGSLTTLTVPVYVKDLATGEGMRVAGNVGQMPLPARADVPEISQDDVVDDNLAAQLQEKVLPGYFEAWGASDSTAMARFAAPGATQVATAGLAGRLTDPTIDDVVALVPKSLQGTDSYTYGNGQAVQLRVSVTWGDPKGATVSRAYRMTVVNTAQGWFIKDIRGGVLDAEGGRADSDEAAVPEEDSDAPSASSSGSASPSATSQPSGDDKPQKP is encoded by the coding sequence ATGACAGACCACAACAGCCCTGCTGGCGCGGTCGGCGGAGGCCAGCCTTCCGGCCAGCCCGGGTCCTTCGGTCCTCCCCAACAGCCGACGTGGCAGGCGCAGGGCCACGGGCACCAGCCTCCTTCCCCGCATCAAGCCCAGCCCCCTGCCCCGCAGCCCTCCCACCCCCAGCCGCAGCAGCTCCCCTCCGACGCGGCCCGCGCCCAGGTCGCCGCCGCCTGGGTGCGCAACACGCCCCAGGCCGGGCAGGCCGCCGTACCGGCGCTGCCGCCGCGTGAAACGCGCCCCGCGAGCGAGTCGAAGAAGGAGAAGCGCGAGCGGGAGCGGGCGGCCCGCAAGGCCGCGTACGAGCAGAAGAAGGCGGCGAAGGAGCAGCGCAAGAAGGGCGGCGCGACGGCGGCCCCCGCTGCGGCTGCGACGGCCACAGCTACCCCTCCTGCGACCTCGGCCGTCGCTCACGCGCCCCAGGCACCCGCCGCCGGCAACCAGACCCTCACCCTTGGAACCCGCTCCGGCACCCCGGCCGCTCCCACCCCGGCCACCACCACAGGAGCCGCTTCGGCCCCGGCCGCCGCCAGGCCCCACCCAGCCCGCAACTTCGACGTCCCCAAGCCCGGCGGCCGGGCCCCCGCCGGGGGCCGTCGTACCCATGTCGCGCTGCGAGCCACCTTGCTGATCACCACGTGTGTGTTCGCGCTGGGCTCGTGCGGTGTGATGGGGCTGGTGGTCGGCGCATCGTCGGGTTCCGTCACGGCAGGTCTCGACGCCGACGACGCGGCCAAGTACCGCCTCACCGAGTTCCCGACGCGGCAGGCGGCGACCTTCGCCGAGCAGTACGCGCTGCTGTGCATGACGTACTCGCCGGAGACGGAAGCGGACCGCCGCACGAACCTGGCCCGCTACGCCTCCTCCGGCGTCGACTCCGAGTGCGGCTGGAGCGGCGAGGGATCCAGCACCGCCCTGTCCGCCGTCTGGGACGGCACCCTCGAAGAGCTTCCGGAGTACGGCGACCGCGGCCGCTACCTCGGGATCCAGGTCCGAAGCGACGACGGCTCCCTGACCACGCTCACCGTGCCCGTGTACGTGAAGGATCTCGCGACGGGCGAAGGCATGCGCGTCGCCGGCAACGTCGGCCAGATGCCGCTGCCCGCCCGCGCGGACGTGCCCGAGATCAGCCAGGACGACGTCGTCGACGACAACCTCGCGGCGCAGCTCCAGGAGAAGGTGCTGCCGGGTTACTTCGAGGCATGGGGCGCGTCGGACTCCACCGCCATGGCCCGCTTCGCCGCCCCCGGCGCCACCCAGGTGGCCACCGCCGGCCTGGCCGGCCGGCTGACGGACCCGACGATCGACGATGTGGTCGCGCTGGTGCCCAAGAGTCTCCAGGGCACCGACTCGTACACCTACGGCAATGGCCAGGCCGTGCAGCTCCGCGTGAGCGTCACCTGGGGTGATCCCAAGGGCGCGACCGTGAGCCGCGCGTACCGGATGACCGTCGTGAACACGGCGCAGGGCTGGTTCATCAAGGACATCCGCGGCGGTGTGCTGGACGCGGAGGGCGGCCGGGCCGACTCCGACGAGGCAGCCGTGCCCGAGGAGGACAGCGACGCACCGTCGGCGTCCTCCTCCGGCTCGGCGTCCCCCTCCGCCACATCCCAGCCGTCCGGAGACGACAAGCCCCAGAAGCCCTGA